In the genome of Notamacropus eugenii isolate mMacEug1 chromosome 5, mMacEug1.pri_v2, whole genome shotgun sequence, one region contains:
- the LOC140507346 gene encoding immunoglobulin superfamily member 1-like: MVPTIAFLISFGSFGKGPQNPEVKETLGQEEYLRIQFISLSDHLPRPILSADPSPVIPRGADVTLRCQGHLGSNRFQLWKDGELREEKNPSFQQAEFVLRNVDGWNEARSYSCRSGHGPLWSELSEALILVVTGALPKPSISVLPDSIISEGTAVTIRCDISQGAPPWDYSFALLEAKRLMPLQRQSLAGTWANFSLPSVRPEDSGSYSCIYYKDTAPHNGSHPSQTLDLTVLGLLPKPNVWAQLGQVVAPGTNTSLWCSRPKLSFLEEVIFTLWKTGTQDPLQKKTSRDLWTSFSLTSMTPEDTGNYSCTYREISGLARGSKTSDDMELVVTDALPKPSLSVWPASEVISGDNVTLLCQGPSWNVSFVLYKDSYEKTPVSMDNTKDGAKFFLTHMTPKDSGSYNCSYQVVTSGGLWKQYSEPLQLIVTGSEHSNTLIIIFSCVFFLLLCLLLLSIPCWIHPCG, encoded by the exons ATGGTCCCTACCATTGCTTTCCTGATCAGTTTTG GGTCATtcgggaagggacctcagaacccAGAAGTGAAAGAAACACTGGGGCAAGAGGAATATCTCAGAAtccaatttatttctctctcagACCACCTTCCCAGGCCCATCCTCAGTGCTGACCCGAGTCCTGTGATCCCTCGGGGAGCAGACGTGACTCTCAGATGCCAGGGCCACTTGGGGAGTAACCGATTCCAGCTCTGGAAGGATGGAgagctcagagaagagaaaaatcccTCTTTCCAGCAGGCCGAGTTCGTGCTCAGAAATGTGGATGGCTGGAATGAGGCAAGGAGCTACAGCTGCCGCTCAGGGCACGGGCCCTTGTGGTCAGAGCTCAGTGAAGCCCTGATTCTGGTGGTGACAG GAGCCCTCCCCAAACCCTCCATTTCAGTCTTACCTGACTCTATAATATCTGAAGGGACAGCAGTGACCATTCGTTGTGACATATCACAAGGGGCACCACCTTGGGACTACAGTTTTGCTCTGCTGGAAGCTAAGAGATTGATGCCCTTGCAAAGACAAAGCCTTGCAGGAACCTGGGCTAATTTCTCCCTTCCATCTGTGAGGCCTGAGGATTCTGGGAGCTACAGTTGCATTTACTACAAGGACACAGCCCCCCACAATGGATCGCATCCCAGTCAGACACTGGATCTGACTGTGCTTG GACTACTCCCCAAGCCCAATGTGTGGGCCCAACTTGGCCAAGTAGTGGCCCCAGGGACAAATACCAGTCTCTGGTGCTCAAGGCCCAAGCTTTCTTTCCTTGAAGAAGTGATTTTCACTCTGTGGAAGACTGGTACCCAGGACCCTTTACAGAAGAAGACTTCAAGAGACCTCTGGACTAGCTTCTCCCTAACATCTATGACACCTGAGGACACTGGAAACTATAGCTGTACTTACAGGGAAATTTCAGGGCTTGCAAGAGGATCAAAGACCAGTGATGACatggagctggtggtgacag ATGCactccccaagccttccctctcagTCTGGCCTGCCTCTGAGGTGATATCAGGGGACAACGTGACCCTCCTGTGTCAGGGGCCCTCATGGAATGTCAGCTTTGTTCTGTACAAGGACAGTTATGAGAAAACACCGGTGAGCATGGATAACACTAAAGATGGGGccaagttcttcctgactcaTATGACCCCCAAGGACTCTGGCAGTTACAACTGTAGCTACCAGGTTGTCACCAGTGGAGGGCTCTGGAAACAGTACAGTGAGCCCCTGCAACTCATAGTGACAG GTTCAGAGCACAGTAATACCCTGATCATCATCTTCAGctgtgtttttttcctcctcctctgcctaCTCTTGCTGTCAATCCCCTGCTGGATCCATCCCTGTGGGTGA